The sequence CCGCAGGCGATCCACCCGTCTCCGGGGAGGGAAGCTTGCAGGAGGGGGACCGGATTGCGGACGGACGGATTACCGTGGAGGCCTTTTCGACGGCGGTATTGCGGGTGCCCCGGTGAGCGGAAGCCCGGAAGGCCCCGCCCTTCGGGTTCCGCCGGGCACGGCGTCCCTCTGCGTTGCTCGTCGCTCATTTGGAACCACCAAACTTCATTCCTCGCGCCTTGATTGACGCCGTGCCTGACGAAACAGAGCATTGCTGCATAGTGTTAACAGGCCCTGGTGGCAGGGGTTATCCACGCCGGTGGATGATGGATACCTGTCCCGTCACGACACACGACTGAGAAAGAATTGATCTTATGCGCAGACACATCATGTTATCCGTTTTGGTCCTGCTCGCCGTGCTTGCGATGCCCGGGTGCGACAGTCTGGACGAATCGGAATTCGAGCCGGGGCCACTGGGTGCGGTCACGCTTGAGCAGGACGAGGCCATACATATCCGTTTGCTGGCCACGGTCACGATCGCGCCGACACTGGGGGTCGTGACCCGGCAAGCGGCCAACCTCGCGGTTGAGGACATGGGCGCCATCCGCGGGCGCCAGATCGAACTGGACGGCGATTCCTTTGACACGATGTGCTCGCCGGAGGGCGGTCGCGCGGGTGCGCTTGAAATCGCCGCGGACCCGGATGTGGCGGGAGTCATCGGAACCAACTGCTCGGCTGCAGCCGTAGCGGCGTCGCCCGTCATCAGCGACGCGGGCCTGGTCATGATTTCGCCGAGCAACACCTCTCCGCGGCTCACCTCCGATCTGGCCGGCAATGCGAATGCCGACTATCACCCCGGTTACTTTCGCACGGCGTCCAACGATCTCCATCAGGCCCGCGCCCTCTCTGACTTCGTTTACAACCAACTGGCCTTGAGGCGCGTAGCCACCGTGCACGACGGCGATCCGTACACGTCCTCTCTTGTGGCGGCGTTTGCCGATGCGTTCTCGGACCTCGGGGGCGAAGTATCGACCCAGGCCCAAATCGAGAAGGGCGCAACCGACATGACGGACGTGCTCGAGGAGTTCGCAACCGCTGGCCCGGACGCCATCTTTTTCCCGTTGTTCTTCGAGGAGGGATCGGCGTTTGCCGAGCAGGCGCAGACCTTCGAAGGGCTTGAAGAGACTGTCCTGATTTCCGCGGCGGCGCTGCTGGTTTCTGCGTTTCTGGAGACCCCGCAATCGGAGGGGATGTACTTTGCCGGACCGGAAGCGGGCTTTGGCTCCAATGTCAACGAGGTGACGGGGCGGAGCGGGGAGCAGGTGCTCGCCGCGTACGAGGCCAGGGCAGGCGGTTTTCCGGAGTCACCCTATTGGGCGCATACCTATGATGCAACCACTATCCTTCTCTCGGCCATCGAGTCCGTCGCTGTGGAGGAGGGCGGCAGGCTGTTCATAGACCGGGAGGCGCTGCGCGAGAAGGTGGGAGAAACCGCCATGAGCGGCCTGGTCGGGACGGTATCCTGCGACGAGTTCGGCGACTGCGGCACGGGACGGATGAACGTCTACCACCACACGGACACGGACATCACCGATGTTTCCAGGCTGCCGGTCCTTTACGTATACAGCCCCTGAGCCGGTCTGCGGCCGGGTTCCATGGATCGATCAGGCGGTGTCCGCACTCACGGCCCGCCCGTAGCGCCTGGTGAGCTTCTTCAGGCGTTCCTCGATATCCGGCGTCAACTGGCTTTTCGTGAAGCGCCACCCCCAGTTTCCTCCCAGCACGCCCGGCGTGTTCATGCGCGCCTCCGTTCCCAGCCCGAGCAGGTCCTGCATCGGGAAAACGACATACTCGGCGGGGGATGCGAGCACGGCCCGTAGCGCCGCCCAGTGCACCTCCTGTTCGGGACAGTCGTCCACCTTTAGGTACTCTTGGGCAAAGTCGTATTCGTTCTTCTTTTCCGGATCCGAAGCCAGCTTTTCCCACCAGCCGAGGAACGTATCATTGTCGTGCGTACCCGTGTACAGCACGATATTCCGCGGATTATTGTGCGGCAGGAATGGGTTGTCGGCATCGTGGCTGAAGGCGAACTGGAGTACGGCCATGCCGGGACATCCCAGCGCGTGCATGAGCTCGCGCACATCGTCGGTGATGCCCCCGAGGTCCTCGGCCACCAGCGGCAGGGGGCCGAGCTGTTTCTCCATACTTTCGAAGAAGGCCAGGCCCGGGCCGTCCACCCACTTCCCGTTTACGGCGGTTTTTTCCCCGGACGGAATCTCCCAGTAGGCGGCGAAGCCCCGGAAATGATCCAGGCGCACCAGGTCCACCTGTTGCATGATCGCTTCGAGCCGCCGCGCCCACCATGCGAAATCGTTCTCCCGCATCGTGTCCCAACGGTACGTCGGATTATTCCAGTGCTGTCCGGTCTTGCTGAAATAGTCGGGGGGGACGCCTCCGGAAAAGGCGCTTTGCCCATGCTCGTCGAGTTGAAAGAAGTCGGGATGCGTCCACACGTCCGCGCTGTCGTGCGCCACGTAAATGGGAATGTCGCCGAATAACAGGATGTCCCGTTCGTTGCAGTAGCGTTTGAGCCGATTCCACTGGCCATACACCACAAACTGCGCGAACTTGTGGTGTCGGATGCGGGCGTTGTATTTGTTGCTGAATTCCTCAAGTGCTTCCGGGTCCCGCAAGGCGTATTTCCCGGGCCATTTTGTCCACTCGACTTCGCCGTGTCTTTCCCGCAGCGCCGTGAACAGGGCGTAGTCATCGAGCCAGTAGGCATTGGTTGCACAGAAGGCGTCGAAAACAGCGGGATCGACAGGTGTTTTTCCGGCCTCGAAACGTTCGAAGGCGCTGCGCAGAAACAGGGTTTTCATGCGGCGGGCCTTATCGAAATCCGCGCAGGACGCATGCGGCGGCGTGA comes from Bacteroidetes bacterium SB0662_bin_6 and encodes:
- the malQ gene encoding 4-alpha-glucanotransferase; this encodes MSAVRSDEPREILPVSVESCKKCPEGALPLPRSSGILLHITSLPGPYGAGDLGPQARDFANFLAETGQRIWQVLPLGPAGLGDSPYSSPSTFAMDPLFVSPDLMAQDGLLDPKDGKEAFVFGDTDALEAAEQGHVPVESLLYYPHEVTPPHASCADFDKARRMKTLFLRSAFERFEAGKTPVDPAVFDAFCATNAYWLDDYALFTALRERHGEVEWTKWPGKYALRDPEALEEFSNKYNARIRHHKFAQFVVYGQWNRLKRYCNERDILLFGDIPIYVAHDSADVWTHPDFFQLDEHGQSAFSGGVPPDYFSKTGQHWNNPTYRWDTMRENDFAWWARRLEAIMQQVDLVRLDHFRGFAAYWEIPSGEKTAVNGKWVDGPGLAFFESMEKQLGPLPLVAEDLGGITDDVRELMHALGCPGMAVLQFAFSHDADNPFLPHNNPRNIVLYTGTHDNDTFLGWWEKLASDPEKKNEYDFAQEYLKVDDCPEQEVHWAALRAVLASPAEYVVFPMQDLLGLGTEARMNTPGVLGGNWGWRFTKSQLTPDIEERLKKLTRRYGRAVSADTA
- a CDS encoding ABC transporter substrate-binding protein; the encoded protein is MRRHIMLSVLVLLAVLAMPGCDSLDESEFEPGPLGAVTLEQDEAIHIRLLATVTIAPTLGVVTRQAANLAVEDMGAIRGRQIELDGDSFDTMCSPEGGRAGALEIAADPDVAGVIGTNCSAAAVAASPVISDAGLVMISPSNTSPRLTSDLAGNANADYHPGYFRTASNDLHQARALSDFVYNQLALRRVATVHDGDPYTSSLVAAFADAFSDLGGEVSTQAQIEKGATDMTDVLEEFATAGPDAIFFPLFFEEGSAFAEQAQTFEGLEETVLISAAALLVSAFLETPQSEGMYFAGPEAGFGSNVNEVTGRSGEQVLAAYEARAGGFPESPYWAHTYDATTILLSAIESVAVEEGGRLFIDREALREKVGETAMSGLVGTVSCDEFGDCGTGRMNVYHHTDTDITDVSRLPVLYVYSP